The proteins below come from a single Comamonas antarctica genomic window:
- a CDS encoding PAS domain-containing protein: MAGWLPGGPAPRHPGSPVRDLLGLVLASVVGALLAVQAVTLWRLDVRAQERERILDDTQQALLAQTLRSPMLSGAIAVGLTDPAFKDLARGLDVEPDVVQMHFAQLRMRLPVLSVHVLDREGHTMAQDDSERFSPARLRAFGPYFRQAMQGQASVFAALEPGNLTRNLFFVAPVRATGHADAPVLGVVVLKTDAAALDAVINRNGLTTLLLDPHGVAFSATRPDWRYAMTAPLTQQRIDAARQSGLFGGYFANGVASALPFADDSVEVRVDGARQVVDRRALDWSDPEGHWQLVALDNVSALMPWHDRWWVASVAFVLLLLLGAVVLRQRALGDRLGTLRQRQDVLRAALSASPMAVVLTDADGRIFWANPRYEEESGFALATLRGQKPSVVASGHMHPDTYRDLWSKLMAGLCWEGLLLSRDSAGRLHEEWVKIMPVFDARGRRIALVAWHQRQPGAAPSAQPH, translated from the coding sequence ATGGCGGGATGGCTGCCCGGCGGACCTGCGCCGCGCCACCCGGGCTCCCCGGTGCGCGATCTGCTGGGTCTGGTGCTGGCGTCGGTCGTCGGCGCGCTGCTGGCCGTGCAGGCAGTGACGCTGTGGCGCCTGGACGTGCGCGCGCAGGAGCGCGAGCGCATTCTCGATGACACCCAGCAGGCGCTGCTGGCGCAGACGCTGCGCAGTCCCATGCTGTCCGGTGCCATTGCCGTGGGATTGACCGACCCGGCATTCAAGGACCTGGCACGCGGGCTCGATGTGGAGCCGGACGTGGTGCAGATGCATTTCGCGCAGCTGCGCATGCGCCTGCCGGTGCTGAGCGTGCATGTGCTGGACCGCGAAGGCCACACCATGGCCCAGGACGACAGTGAGCGCTTCTCGCCGGCCCGCCTGCGCGCGTTCGGGCCCTATTTCCGCCAGGCCATGCAGGGCCAGGCCAGCGTGTTTGCGGCACTGGAGCCCGGCAATCTCACGCGCAACCTGTTTTTCGTGGCGCCGGTGCGTGCCACCGGGCATGCCGATGCGCCGGTGCTGGGCGTGGTGGTGCTCAAGACCGATGCCGCCGCGCTCGATGCCGTGATCAACCGCAACGGCCTCACGACCTTGCTGCTGGACCCGCATGGCGTGGCATTCTCCGCCACCCGGCCCGACTGGCGCTATGCGATGACCGCGCCGCTGACGCAGCAGCGCATCGATGCCGCGCGCCAGAGCGGGCTGTTCGGCGGCTATTTCGCCAACGGCGTCGCCTCGGCGCTGCCGTTTGCCGACGACAGCGTGGAGGTGCGCGTCGACGGCGCGCGCCAGGTGGTGGATAGGCGCGCGCTGGACTGGAGCGATCCCGAAGGCCACTGGCAGCTCGTGGCGCTCGACAACGTGAGCGCGCTGATGCCCTGGCACGATCGCTGGTGGGTGGCCTCGGTGGCGTTCGTTCTGTTGCTGCTGCTGGGCGCGGTGGTGCTGCGCCAGCGCGCGCTGGGCGACCGACTGGGCACGCTGCGCCAGCGCCAGGATGTGCTGCGCGCGGCGCTGAGCGCGAGCCCCATGGCCGTGGTGCTGACCGATGCCGACGGCCGCATCTTCTGGGCCAACCCGCGCTACGAGGAGGAAAGCGGCTTTGCGCTGGCGACGCTGCGCGGCCAGAAGCCCTCGGTGGTGGCCAGCGGACACATGCATCCCGACACCTACCGCGACCTGTGGTCGAAGCTGATGGCCGGCCTGTGCTGGGAAGGGCTTCTGCTGAGCCGCGACAGCGCCGGCCGGCTGCATGAGGAATGGGTGAAGATCATGCCGGTGTTCGATGCCCGGGGCCGGCGCATCGCGTTGGTCGCCTGGCACCAGCGCCAGCCCGGCGCCGCGCCGAGCGCGCAACCGCACTGA
- a CDS encoding nitroreductase, producing MNVKEALHARRSVRAFLPRVPEAAVVRSMLHSAARAASGGNLQPWRVTALTGTPLAHLLAAVAEAEPQDGPTGTSYPPSLWEPYRSRRFENGEDLYRTLGIAREDKPARLAQLGRNGEFFGAPVGIFVSVDTRMGLAQWTDLGIYLQSLMLLAVEQGLATCAQGYWRRFGDTVATQLALPEGYAVAFGVALGWEDTSAPINQLRATRADPGEWLDLQGF from the coding sequence ATGAATGTGAAAGAGGCCCTGCATGCGCGCCGCTCGGTACGCGCTTTCCTGCCCCGCGTGCCCGAGGCCGCGGTGGTGCGCTCCATGCTGCACTCGGCCGCGCGTGCGGCATCGGGCGGCAACCTGCAGCCCTGGCGCGTGACGGCGCTGACCGGCACGCCGCTGGCGCACCTGCTGGCGGCCGTGGCCGAAGCCGAGCCGCAGGACGGGCCGACCGGCACCTCCTATCCCCCCAGTCTCTGGGAGCCCTACCGCAGCCGGCGCTTCGAGAACGGCGAGGACCTGTACCGCACGCTGGGCATCGCACGCGAGGACAAGCCCGCGCGGCTGGCGCAGCTGGGCCGCAATGGCGAATTCTTCGGCGCGCCCGTGGGCATCTTCGTGAGCGTCGACACGCGCATGGGACTGGCCCAGTGGACCGACCTGGGCATCTATCTGCAGTCGCTGATGCTGCTGGCCGTGGAGCAGGGCCTGGCCACCTGCGCCCAGGGATACTGGCGCCGCTTTGGCGACACCGTGGCCACGCAACTCGCGCTGCCTGAAGGCTATGCGGTGGCGTTTGGCGTGGCGCTGGGCTGGGAGGACACCAGCGCGCCCATCAACCAGCTGCGCGCCACGCGTGCCGACCCCGGCGAATGGCTGGATCTGCAGGGTTTCTGA
- the cysE gene encoding serine O-acetyltransferase produces the protein MLARLRSDIQCILDRDPAARSTWEVVTCYPGLHAIWLQRPAHWCWNHGLQWLGRFISHVARWLTGIEIHPGAVIGERVFIDHGMGVVIGETAVVGDGCTIYHGVTLGGTSLYKGVKRHPTLGRDVVVSAGAKVLGGFEVGDGAKIGSNAVVIKPVPAGATAVGIPARILPSKAGQSADVTDHDAPAAAPRAFTAYGVTQEDDPISQAMRGLSEGAAGHEQQIALLWEAIEKLSARTKAGDCVPCESERPQKFEKDKIDQLMGK, from the coding sequence ATGCTCGCACGCCTGCGTTCCGATATCCAGTGCATTCTCGACCGTGATCCCGCGGCCCGCAGTACCTGGGAAGTGGTGACCTGTTATCCCGGCCTGCACGCGATCTGGCTGCAGCGGCCCGCGCACTGGTGCTGGAACCATGGCCTGCAATGGCTTGGCCGCTTCATCTCGCACGTCGCGCGCTGGCTCACGGGCATTGAAATCCACCCCGGCGCGGTCATCGGCGAGCGGGTGTTCATCGACCACGGCATGGGCGTCGTCATCGGCGAGACCGCGGTGGTCGGCGACGGCTGCACCATCTACCACGGCGTGACGCTGGGCGGCACGTCGCTCTACAAGGGCGTGAAGCGCCATCCCACGCTGGGCCGCGATGTCGTGGTGAGCGCGGGCGCGAAGGTGCTGGGCGGCTTCGAGGTCGGCGACGGCGCGAAGATCGGCAGCAACGCGGTGGTCATCAAGCCCGTGCCCGCGGGCGCCACGGCGGTGGGCATTCCCGCGCGCATCCTGCCGTCGAAGGCCGGGCAGAGCGCCGATGTCACCGACCATGACGCGCCCGCCGCCGCGCCGCGCGCCTTCACCGCCTATGGCGTGACGCAGGAGGACGATCCGATCTCGCAGGCCATGCGCGGCCTGAGCGAAGGCGCGGCCGGCCATGAGCAGCAGATCGCGCTGCTGTGGGAGGCCATCGAGAAGCTCTCGGCGCGCACCAAGGCCGGCGACTGCGTGCCCTGCGAGTCCGAGCGGCCGCAGAAGTTCGAGAAGGACAAGATCGATCAGCTGATGGGCAAATAG
- a CDS encoding inositol monophosphatase family protein codes for MSSTLHPMLNVAIKAARAAGALINRAALDVESVRIAQKQVNDFVTEVDQAAEKTIIDTLLSAYPGHGILAEETGQQFGAKDSDFVWIIDPLDGTTNFIHGMPVYCVSIALAVKGKIEHAVVYDPSRNNLFTATRGRGAFLNDRRIRVSKRAQMRDCLVITGFPFRQGDNFKAHMAMVTDVMPRVAGVRQSGSAALDLAYVAAGFSDGFFHTGLSIWDVAAGSLLITEAGGLVGNFTGEADFLEQRECMAGNPRVYGNLVTVLGKYSKFAGAGEKAGVRQALAEDGGEEAPAEPTAPASDEQA; via the coding sequence ATGTCGTCTACCCTGCATCCCATGCTCAACGTGGCTATCAAAGCCGCACGCGCCGCCGGCGCCCTCATCAACCGCGCGGCCCTCGACGTGGAATCCGTGCGCATTGCACAGAAGCAGGTCAACGACTTTGTGACCGAGGTCGACCAGGCGGCCGAGAAGACCATCATCGACACGCTGCTGAGCGCCTACCCCGGCCACGGCATCCTGGCCGAGGAAACCGGCCAGCAGTTCGGCGCCAAGGACTCGGATTTCGTCTGGATCATCGATCCGCTGGACGGCACCACCAACTTCATCCACGGCATGCCCGTGTACTGCGTCAGCATCGCGCTGGCCGTCAAGGGCAAGATCGAACACGCCGTGGTGTACGACCCCTCGCGCAACAACCTGTTCACCGCCACGCGCGGCCGCGGCGCCTTCCTGAACGACCGCCGCATCCGCGTGAGCAAGCGCGCGCAGATGCGTGACTGCCTGGTCATCACCGGCTTCCCGTTCCGCCAGGGCGACAACTTCAAGGCCCACATGGCCATGGTGACCGATGTCATGCCACGCGTGGCCGGCGTGCGCCAGTCGGGTTCGGCGGCGCTGGACCTGGCCTACGTCGCGGCCGGCTTCAGCGACGGCTTCTTCCACACCGGCCTGAGCATCTGGGACGTGGCGGCGGGCTCGCTGCTGATCACCGAAGCCGGCGGCCTGGTGGGCAACTTCACTGGCGAAGCCGACTTCCTCGAGCAGCGCGAGTGCATGGCCGGCAACCCGCGCGTCTATGGCAACCTGGTCACGGTGCTGGGCAAGTACAGCAAGTTTGCCGGCGCGGGCGAAAAGGCCGGTGTGCGCCAGGCCCTGGCCGAGGACGGCGGCGAAGAAGCACCGGCCGAGCCAACGGCGCCGGCCAGCGACGAACAGGCCTGA
- a CDS encoding carbonic anhydrase, which translates to MCEVCTASGQGRRAFLALAAVGLFSARTPAAEPAAQAGAGPDAALARLQAGNAAFVAAPALCAAQLGEQRARLAMHQAPWASIVACADSRVPPELLFGGLGLGQLFVVRNAGHLPDAATLGSLEYGCSVLGVPLIVVLGHERCGAVAAACAVVQDNARFPGFIGPLVDAIVPAARAVIDQPGDFVDNAVRENARRTAHAIATRSAAMAQAVAAGELRVVAAYYDLDTGQVDFL; encoded by the coding sequence ATGTGTGAAGTCTGCACTGCGTCCGGCCAAGGCCGGCGCGCTTTTCTGGCGCTGGCCGCAGTAGGCCTGTTCAGCGCGCGCACGCCGGCCGCAGAGCCGGCGGCGCAGGCCGGCGCCGGCCCGGATGCCGCGCTGGCGCGGCTGCAAGCCGGCAACGCGGCGTTCGTGGCTGCGCCCGCGCTGTGCGCAGCGCAACTGGGCGAGCAACGCGCGCGGCTGGCCATGCACCAGGCCCCCTGGGCGTCGATCGTCGCCTGCGCCGACAGCCGCGTGCCGCCCGAGCTGCTGTTTGGCGGCCTGGGCCTGGGCCAGCTGTTCGTCGTGCGCAATGCGGGCCATCTGCCCGATGCGGCCACGCTCGGCTCGCTTGAGTACGGCTGCTCGGTACTGGGCGTGCCGCTGATCGTGGTGCTGGGGCACGAGCGCTGCGGCGCGGTCGCGGCGGCCTGCGCCGTGGTGCAGGACAACGCGCGCTTTCCCGGGTTCATCGGCCCTTTGGTCGATGCGATCGTGCCCGCGGCGCGTGCGGTGATCGATCAGCCAGGCGATTTCGTCGACAACGCGGTGCGCGAGAATGCGCGCCGCACGGCGCACGCGATCGCCACGCGCAGCGCAGCGATGGCGCAAGCCGTGGCCGCGGGCGAGCTGCGCGTGGTGGCGGCGTACTACGACCTCGACACCGGCCAGGTGGATTTCCTGTGA
- the mutS gene encoding DNA mismatch repair protein MutS produces the protein MMQQYLGLKAGYPDTLVFYRMGDFYELFYADAEKATRLLDITLTQRGQSGGQPIPMCGVPFHALENYLARLIKMGESVAICEQVGEVGANKGPVERKVVRVVTPGTLTDAALLSDKSEALLLAVHAGARNRCGLAWLSVTQGRVHLAECAPEELGDWLVRVAPSEVIYSAGVTERFEKQLQGLRQGGSLACPLCPRPDWQFDQALGERKLLEQLGAASLQAWNAEGLGLAHAASAALLSYAEHTQGRALSHLHSVQVQRNDELIDLPPATRRNLELLRTLRGEDSPTLFSLLDTCQTGMGSRLLKSWMLEPRRDRSAARERLEATEVLRGSQAAGAAPWQLLRAELKGVSDVERITARIALRQVRPRELVALGKTLAKAQLLAGTGASPSAYLNQVFADTLPPDGCAALLQAALLEEPAALVRDGGVIADGFDAELDELRAIQTNCDSFLLDLETREKARTGIPNLRVQFNKVHGFYIEVTGSYLDRVPDDYRRRQTLKNAERFITPELKNFEDKALSANERALAREKWLYEQILDQLQPHVPGLTRVAGALATLDLLCTFAERSLTLQWCAPEFVNQPCIEIEAGRHPVVEARLAETSSGAFIANHTRMNANARMQIITGPNMGGKSTYMRQVALIVLLASMGSHVPATACRLGPIDAIHTRIGAADDLANAQSTFMLEMTEAAQILHAATPHSLVLMDEIGRGTSTFDGLALASGIASHLHDKTRAFTLFATHYFELTDLPAKARQAVNVHVGATESGSDIVFLHEIQPGPASRSYGIQVAKLAGMPTAVLYHARHTLAALEERAGEDRRQVDLFAAPQTPEPRAEASLLQQRLLDLELDTLSPREALDHLYALQGLAKKP, from the coding sequence ATGATGCAGCAATATCTGGGCCTCAAGGCCGGGTACCCGGACACGCTGGTGTTCTACCGCATGGGCGATTTCTACGAGCTTTTCTATGCCGATGCCGAGAAGGCCACGCGGCTGCTCGACATCACGCTCACGCAGCGCGGCCAGTCGGGCGGGCAGCCGATCCCGATGTGCGGCGTGCCCTTCCACGCGCTCGAGAACTACCTCGCGCGGCTCATCAAGATGGGCGAATCGGTGGCGATCTGCGAGCAGGTCGGCGAAGTCGGCGCGAACAAGGGACCGGTCGAGCGCAAGGTGGTGCGCGTCGTCACGCCCGGCACGCTGACCGATGCGGCGCTGCTGTCGGACAAGAGCGAGGCGCTGCTGCTGGCCGTGCATGCGGGCGCGCGCAACCGCTGCGGCCTGGCCTGGCTCAGCGTGACGCAGGGCCGCGTGCATTTGGCCGAATGCGCGCCCGAGGAACTGGGCGACTGGCTGGTGCGCGTCGCGCCCAGCGAAGTGATCTACAGCGCCGGCGTGACCGAGCGCTTCGAGAAGCAGCTGCAGGGCCTGCGCCAGGGCGGCAGCCTGGCATGCCCGCTGTGCCCGCGGCCCGACTGGCAGTTCGACCAGGCGCTGGGCGAGCGCAAGCTGCTCGAGCAGCTCGGCGCGGCCAGTCTGCAGGCCTGGAATGCCGAAGGCCTGGGCCTGGCGCATGCAGCCTCGGCCGCGCTGCTGTCGTACGCCGAACACACGCAGGGCCGCGCGCTGAGCCATCTGCACAGCGTGCAGGTGCAGCGCAACGATGAGCTCATCGACCTGCCGCCGGCCACGCGCCGCAACCTGGAACTGCTCAGGACCCTGCGCGGCGAGGACAGCCCGACGCTGTTCTCGCTGCTCGATACCTGCCAGACCGGCATGGGCAGCCGCCTGCTCAAGAGCTGGATGCTCGAGCCGCGGCGCGACCGCAGCGCGGCGCGCGAGCGCCTCGAGGCCACCGAAGTGCTGCGCGGCAGCCAGGCCGCGGGCGCGGCGCCGTGGCAGCTGCTGCGCGCCGAACTCAAGGGCGTGAGCGATGTCGAGCGCATCACGGCGCGCATCGCGCTGCGCCAGGTGCGCCCGCGCGAACTGGTGGCGCTGGGCAAGACGCTGGCCAAGGCCCAGCTGCTGGCCGGCACCGGCGCCTCGCCCTCGGCCTATCTGAACCAGGTCTTCGCCGATACCCTGCCGCCCGATGGTTGCGCGGCGCTGCTGCAGGCCGCGCTGCTCGAGGAACCCGCGGCGCTGGTGCGCGACGGCGGCGTGATCGCGGACGGCTTCGATGCCGAGTTGGACGAGTTGCGCGCCATCCAGACCAACTGCGACAGCTTCCTGCTCGACCTGGAAACGCGCGAGAAGGCGCGCACCGGCATTCCCAATCTGCGCGTGCAGTTCAACAAGGTGCACGGCTTCTACATCGAGGTCACGGGCAGCTATCTCGACCGCGTGCCCGACGACTATCGCCGCCGCCAGACACTGAAGAACGCCGAACGCTTCATCACGCCCGAACTGAAGAACTTCGAGGACAAGGCGCTGTCGGCCAACGAGCGCGCGCTGGCGCGCGAGAAGTGGCTCTACGAGCAGATCCTCGACCAGTTGCAGCCGCACGTGCCCGGGCTCACGCGCGTCGCGGGCGCGCTGGCCACGCTCGATTTGCTGTGCACCTTCGCCGAACGCTCGCTGACGCTGCAATGGTGCGCGCCCGAGTTCGTCAACCAGCCCTGCATCGAGATCGAGGCCGGCCGCCATCCGGTGGTCGAGGCGCGCCTGGCGGAAACCTCGAGCGGCGCCTTCATTGCCAACCACACGCGCATGAATGCCAATGCGCGCATGCAGATCATCACCGGCCCGAACATGGGCGGCAAATCGACGTATATGCGCCAGGTGGCGCTGATCGTGCTGCTGGCCAGCATGGGCAGCCATGTGCCGGCCACGGCCTGCCGGCTGGGGCCCATCGACGCGATCCACACGCGCATCGGCGCAGCCGACGACCTGGCCAATGCGCAATCGACCTTCATGCTGGAGATGACCGAGGCCGCGCAGATCCTGCATGCCGCCACGCCGCACAGCCTGGTGCTGATGGACGAGATCGGCCGCGGCACCAGCACCTTCGACGGCCTGGCGCTGGCCAGCGGCATTGCCAGCCACCTGCATGACAAGACGCGCGCGTTCACGCTGTTCGCGACGCATTATTTCGAGCTCACCGACCTGCCCGCCAAGGCGCGCCAGGCCGTCAATGTCCATGTCGGCGCCACTGAATCAGGAAGTGACATTGTGTTTCTACATGAAATACAGCCCGGGCCTGCCAGTAGAAGCTATGGCATTCAGGTGGCTAAACTTGCCGGAATGCCTACCGCAGTGCTCTACCATGCTAGGCATACGCTGGCAGCGCTCGAGGAGCGTGCCGGCGAGGACCGGCGCCAGGTGGACCTGTTTGCCGCGCCCCAGACGCCCGAGCCGCGCGCCGAAGCGAGCCTGTTGCAGCAACGCCTGCTGGACCTCGAACTCGACACGCTGAGCCCGCGCGAGGCGCTTGATCATTTGTACGCTCTTCAAGGACTTGCCAAGAAGCCATGA
- a CDS encoding RNA methyltransferase, translated as MKTRFVLIQTSHAGNVGAAARAMKTMGFDDLVLVAPRWANVLRREETIQRASGALDVLARARIVETLDEALDGMSHLCATAMTPRDFGPPTRTPRAHLEMLVKGELQAAPVAGDGATPAETGVAFLFGCERFGMANEDVYRCDVALSIPSNPQFGSLNLGAAIQLIAYEWRQALGGFAVENAAPAQLPDRADAAQVAGMLGHWEQALTHLGFLDPAAPKKLMPRLNQLFNRAQLSPEEIHILRGVAKTMLQSTAPNR; from the coding sequence ATGAAGACCCGATTCGTCCTGATCCAGACCAGCCATGCCGGCAATGTGGGTGCCGCCGCGCGCGCCATGAAGACCATGGGCTTCGACGACCTGGTGCTGGTGGCGCCGCGCTGGGCCAACGTGCTGCGGCGCGAGGAAACCATCCAGCGCGCGAGCGGCGCGCTCGATGTGCTGGCCCGGGCGCGCATCGTGGAGACGCTGGACGAAGCGCTCGACGGCATGAGCCACCTCTGCGCCACGGCCATGACGCCGCGCGACTTCGGCCCGCCCACGCGCACGCCGCGCGCGCACCTGGAGATGCTGGTCAAGGGCGAGTTGCAAGCCGCGCCGGTGGCCGGCGATGGCGCAACGCCTGCCGAAACCGGCGTCGCCTTCCTGTTTGGCTGCGAACGCTTCGGCATGGCCAACGAGGATGTCTACCGCTGCGACGTGGCGCTGTCGATTCCCTCGAATCCGCAGTTCGGCTCGCTCAACCTGGGCGCCGCCATCCAGCTGATTGCCTATGAATGGCGCCAGGCGCTGGGCGGTTTTGCCGTGGAGAACGCCGCGCCGGCGCAACTGCCGGACCGCGCCGACGCGGCCCAGGTCGCGGGCATGCTGGGCCACTGGGAGCAGGCGCTCACGCATCTGGGCTTTCTCGACCCGGCCGCGCCCAAGAAGCTCATGCCGCGCCTCAACCAGCTTTTCAACCGCGCGCAACTGAGCCCCGAGGAAATCCACATCCTGCGCGGTGTCGCCAAGACCATGCTGCAAAGCACTGCGCCAAACCGCTAG
- a CDS encoding aldo/keto reductase, with translation MTINTYRNLGRSGIKISPLTLGTMMFGGETDHATAQRITERAFEQGVNFIDTANNYNRGESEVVVGELIAPRRGEWVLASKFGNQNPGTSGPNDRGAARINLIRSVEASLKRLRTDYLDVLYLHREDGSTQIEETVRALGDLIRAGKLRSYGLSNHRAYKLAEFVHTADALGVDRPAVTQPLYNLANRQIEVEHLPAAERYGLAVVPYSPLARGVLTAKYTPGEAPAAETRAGRDDPRLQQTEWRAESLHIAQQIRAHVAGRGITPGQFALAWVLHNRLVTSAIAGPRTLAQWEDYLPALQYRFTEEDEALVDRLVPTGHASAPGFNDPAHPFFGRQPRHRAP, from the coding sequence ATGACTATCAACACCTATCGCAACCTCGGCCGCAGCGGCATCAAGATCTCTCCCCTGACGCTGGGCACCATGATGTTTGGCGGCGAGACCGACCACGCGACCGCGCAGCGCATCACCGAACGCGCTTTCGAGCAAGGCGTCAACTTCATCGACACGGCCAACAACTACAACCGCGGCGAGTCCGAGGTGGTCGTGGGCGAACTGATCGCGCCGCGCCGCGGCGAATGGGTGCTGGCAAGCAAGTTCGGCAACCAGAACCCGGGCACGTCCGGGCCGAACGACCGCGGCGCGGCGCGCATCAATCTGATCCGTTCGGTCGAAGCCAGCCTGAAGCGGCTGCGCACCGATTATCTCGACGTGCTGTACCTGCACCGCGAGGACGGCAGCACGCAGATCGAGGAAACCGTGCGCGCGCTGGGCGACCTGATTCGCGCCGGAAAGCTGCGCAGCTACGGCCTCTCCAACCATCGCGCCTACAAGCTCGCGGAGTTCGTGCACACGGCCGATGCGCTGGGCGTGGACCGTCCCGCGGTGACGCAGCCGCTGTACAACCTCGCCAACCGCCAGATCGAAGTCGAGCATCTGCCCGCGGCCGAACGCTATGGCCTGGCCGTCGTGCCCTACAGCCCGCTGGCGCGCGGCGTGCTCACGGCCAAGTACACGCCTGGCGAAGCGCCCGCGGCCGAAACCCGCGCGGGCCGCGACGACCCGCGCCTGCAGCAGACCGAGTGGCGCGCCGAGTCGCTGCATATCGCGCAGCAGATCCGCGCGCATGTCGCCGGCCGCGGCATCACGCCCGGCCAGTTCGCGCTGGCCTGGGTGCTGCACAACCGGCTCGTGACGTCGGCGATCGCCGGGCCGCGCACGCTCGCGCAGTGGGAAGACTATCTGCCGGCGCTGCAATACCGCTTCACCGAAGAGGACGAGGCCCTGGTCGATCGCCTCGTGCCCACGGGCCATGCGTCGGCGCCGGGCTTCAACGATCCGGCCCATCCATTCTTCGGCCGCCAGCCGCGCCACCGCGCGCCCTGA
- a CDS encoding DUF2325 domain-containing protein, whose protein sequence is MTLAAPPYQQLTGEYQVLMRHYGQTQMRCDALVRAQAAEIERLQGMAMRLRAAVIVRDTALAWERAQRSQAVLTCMQNLARERLPWQWAQLRAAAQGGPGEGGGADGAGALAASAEAADLVVCQTGCLSHGDYWRVQDQCRRTGQTCVLVEQSAAASIDGFGADAPAQRLVEWLPAPENTAS, encoded by the coding sequence ATGACACTTGCCGCACCCCCCTATCAGCAACTGACAGGCGAATACCAGGTGCTGATGCGCCACTACGGCCAGACCCAGATGCGCTGCGATGCCCTGGTGCGCGCCCAGGCCGCCGAGATCGAGCGCCTGCAAGGCATGGCCATGCGGCTGCGTGCGGCGGTGATCGTGCGCGACACGGCGCTGGCCTGGGAGCGCGCGCAGCGCTCGCAGGCGGTGCTGACCTGCATGCAGAACCTCGCGCGCGAGCGCCTGCCGTGGCAGTGGGCGCAGTTGCGTGCCGCGGCGCAAGGCGGGCCGGGCGAGGGCGGTGGCGCCGATGGCGCCGGCGCGCTGGCCGCGAGCGCCGAAGCCGCGGATCTGGTGGTCTGCCAGACCGGCTGCCTGAGCCATGGCGACTATTGGCGCGTGCAGGACCAGTGCCGGCGCACGGGCCAGACCTGCGTGCTGGTGGAGCAATCCGCCGCCGCGTCCATCGATGGTTTCGGGGCTGACGCGCCGGCGCAGCGCCTGGTCGAATGGCTGCCCGCGCCCGAGAACACCGCATCCTGA